In the Prochlorococcus sp. MIT 1307 genome, one interval contains:
- a CDS encoding sulfite exporter TauE/SafE family protein, with translation MGIEELVKQLTLLFIAFGANFLSAFAGGGAGLVQLPALILIGLPFSTALATHKLASVALGLGAGLRHAQEKNLKNYLIILILGFGLPGVWLGARIALAIPSQLGTIILGFFTFGIGIYSIKSPDLGLNSQLIRISSFKFLIGGGGLFLIGILNGSLSSGTGLLVTLWLVRWFGLSYSQAVGYTLILVGLFWNGTGAFVLGVKGDIQWEWLPMLIVGSFLGGYAGAQVSISKGNQVVKGAFETLSLLMGASLLMRGML, from the coding sequence ATGGGCATTGAAGAGCTTGTAAAACAGTTAACTCTTCTTTTCATAGCCTTTGGGGCTAATTTTCTTTCGGCTTTCGCTGGAGGCGGAGCAGGTCTTGTTCAATTGCCAGCTTTAATTCTTATAGGCCTTCCTTTTTCAACGGCCCTGGCTACGCACAAATTGGCAAGTGTTGCACTGGGCTTAGGAGCAGGTCTTCGTCATGCACAAGAAAAAAATCTCAAAAATTACTTGATCATTTTGATCCTTGGTTTTGGCCTCCCAGGTGTTTGGCTAGGTGCACGTATAGCACTAGCTATACCTTCCCAGTTAGGGACTATTATTCTTGGCTTTTTTACATTTGGAATTGGTATTTATTCAATAAAAAGCCCTGATCTTGGATTGAACAGTCAACTCATACGAATTAGCAGCTTTAAATTTCTGATAGGCGGAGGAGGGTTGTTTTTGATTGGAATTCTCAATGGCTCTCTTTCTTCAGGGACTGGCCTATTGGTGACTCTATGGCTCGTGAGATGGTTTGGATTGTCTTATTCCCAAGCAGTTGGTTATACACTCATTTTGGTCGGCCTTTTTTGGAATGGAACTGGTGCTTTTGTCCTTGGGGTGAAAGGGGATATTCAATGGGAATGGCTGCCAATGTTGATTGTCGGTTCGTTTCTTGGAGGGTACGCCGGCGCTCAAGTGTCTATATCTAAAGGAAATCAAGTTGTTAAGGGTGCTTTTGAGACTCTCTCTCTCCTAATGGGAGCCTCTCTCTTGATGCGTGGGATGCTATGA
- the psbN gene encoding photosystem II protein N — translation METSSPAFSLILAILIGVLGLTGIGIYFSFGPPSKKLIDPWEADDD, via the coding sequence ATGGAAACATCCTCACCAGCTTTCTCTTTAATACTTGCAATCTTGATTGGTGTTTTAGGGCTAACAGGCATTGGGATATATTTTTCTTTTGGTCCTCCATCCAAAAAACTTATAGACCCATGGGAAGCTGATGATGATTAA
- the rpsU gene encoding 30S ribosomal protein S21: protein MTQVTVGENEGIESALRRFKRQVSKAGIFADFKRLRHHETPIEKYKRKLQQRRRSRRR from the coding sequence TTGACTCAGGTTACCGTCGGAGAAAATGAGGGTATTGAATCTGCTCTCCGACGCTTTAAGCGTCAGGTTTCTAAAGCTGGAATTTTTGCTGATTTCAAGCGACTGCGTCATCATGAGACGCCTATTGAAAAATACAAAAGAAAACTTCAGCAGCGTCGTAGAAGTCGTAGAAGATGA
- a CDS encoding DUF2237 family protein, protein MIIKNKTVSKVLNVLGEPLQLCSCKPMTGWYRDGFCKTDSYDIGQHTVCCVITESFLTYSKAQGNDLSTPSPEYGFPGLKAGDHWCLCAPRWKQAYEDGMAPLVRLKSTEISALAVIGIEVLLKYAHEDIDRN, encoded by the coding sequence ATGATAATCAAAAACAAAACCGTGTCTAAAGTTTTAAATGTTTTAGGAGAACCACTCCAACTGTGTAGCTGCAAACCCATGACCGGTTGGTATAGAGACGGGTTCTGTAAAACTGATTCTTACGATATAGGGCAGCACACTGTCTGTTGCGTAATAACTGAATCGTTCCTTACTTACAGCAAGGCTCAAGGAAACGACTTAAGCACACCATCACCTGAATACGGTTTCCCAGGCCTTAAAGCTGGCGATCACTGGTGTTTATGTGCACCGAGATGGAAGCAGGCATATGAAGATGGAATGGCTCCTTTAGTTCGTCTAAAGTCCACTGAAATCAGTGCCTTGGCTGTTATAGGGATAGAAGTTCTTCTCAAATATGCCCACGAGGATATAGATAGAAATTAA